From Aricia agestis chromosome 11, ilAriAges1.1, whole genome shotgun sequence, a single genomic window includes:
- the LOC121732133 gene encoding endoplasmic reticulum resident protein 44 — protein MYKNIVNMFSYKVLATVLVLICHSFYNPTDSGAVQITQNNLDMILASNEVVFINFYAEWCKFSNMLMPIFDDAADEVSKAGYDPGKVVMGKVDCDKEGAIATRFHISKYPTLKLFRNGIPAKKEYRGQRSVEAFAEFIKKQLTDSIITFGSLKELLDLSEEKRHIIGYMDRRDQAEYEMLRKVAANLKDECLFHAGFGDASQQMHPPGQPVVVFRADRKKSNEPDETYKGSLTNFDELYAWVQEKCIPLVREITFENAEELTEEGLPFLILFHHPTDTESVKKYKDVINRELQSEKQNINFLTADGKRFEHPLHHLGKSTSDLPLIAIDSFRHMYLFPDYNDMEKPGKLKQFLQDLYSGKLHREFHYGPDVPQISESNVKVTTPPESTFKKLAPSKNRYTLLRDEL, from the exons atgtataaaaatatagtcAATATGTTTAGTTACAAAGTATTAGCGACAGTGCTTGTGCTG ATCTGTCACAGCTTTTACAACCCAACCGATAGTGGGGCTGTACAAATTACTCAAAACAATTTAGATATGATTTTAG CATCAAATGAAGTAGTGTTCATAAATTTCTACGCTGAGTGGTGTAAGTTTAGTAACATGTTGATGCCGATATTTGATGATGCGGCGGACGAGGTGTCAAAAGCGGGTTACGACCCCGGGAAGGTTGTGATGGGGAAAGTGGACTGCGACAAAGAAGGTGCTATAGCTACAAGATTTCACATCTCCAAGTATCCTACACTAAAGCTGTTTAGAAATGGTATACCTGCTAAGAAGGAGTACAgag GACAACGTTCAGTGGAGGCTTTTGCAGAATTCATTAAGAAACAGTTAACGGACTCTATCATAACATTTGGATCATTGAAGGAGCTACTTGATTTGAGTGAAGAGAAGCGGCATATTATCGGCTACATGGATAGACGTGATCAGGCAGAATATGAAATGCTGAGGAAAGTAGCTGCCAATCTTAAAGATGAGTGTCTCTTTCACGCTGGATTTGGAGACGCCTCTCAGCAAATGCACCCTCCAG GCCAGCCCGTGGTTGTGTTCAGAgctgatagaaaaaaatctaatGAACCTGATGAAACTTACAAAGGATCTCTTACAAATTTTGACGAATTATATGCTTGGGTTCAGGAGAAATGTATCCCACTCGTTCGTGAAATTACATTTGAAAATGCAGAAGAGCTTACTGAAGAAGGGCTGCCGTTCCTTATCTTGTTCCATCACCCCACTGATACCGAAAGTGTTAAGAAGTACAAGGATGTAATCAACAGAGAACTGCAATCGGAGAAAC agaaCATAAACTTTTTAACTGCTGATGGCAAGCGTTTTGAGCACCCTCTCCATCACCTGGGCAAATCCACTTCTGATCTTCCGCTGATCGCTATAGACTCCTTCAGACACATGTACCTGTTCCCCGATTACAACGACATGGAGAAACCGGGGAAACTCAAACAATTCTTACAAGATCTCTACTCCGGGAAACTGCATAG GGAGTTCCACTACGGTCCAGATGTTCCTCAGATCTCGGAATCCAATGTGAAAGTGACAACGCCTCCAGAGTCTACGTTCAAGAAGCTAGCACCATCTAAGAACAGATATACACTGCTCAGAGATGAGTTATAA
- the LOC121731876 gene encoding uncharacterized protein LOC121731876 translates to MSDSSKTKNKTLIRKSLKERGKSYVSRKGKVMPPKKPPSMLKICKCKNQCDTIDHDMKLTLFDKFYREGLKTQRTYLMGLLHLHNIKRRRHGNYDVPSESRRQATIFYFIPKGDGTLVPVCKKTFMDVFAISKKEIETMIRKKKHGDTSFTDKRTSHQTSKYTELDVLRIKDHINMFPRDESHYTRAKSSKEYLSPDLNIHRCFKSFNEMHPDNQVSYKFYRKIFLRDFPNLKFKRPRTDTCKVCDRLSATVRSQNSGSRSAKIALELHHRKAEKSREQMGIDRQQSQLPGSTTVTLAIDLQQVLFVPTLTHSEMFYKRQLSCYNLCINVADIGNSFMCLWHEGICSRGGNEIASCLLTFINKGIITKKDHLIIWCDNCAGQNKNRMMLFLLMYLVANGHFKSIEQKFLITGHSFLQCDRDFGIIEKRKKVMKSYVPQDLKKVISGAKNTAKPFQVIDMTSDCFDLQAAADDIIVTKKLNISTASRLLVREDKPGVVHVKENLGDLEPWKEINVLKRGKSISDLKNVELRRLVAKNTISREKKDLESMIEYLPENYQEFYRNLCNN, encoded by the exons atgagtgattctagtaaaactaaaaataaaacattaataagaaaatctttgaaagaaAGAGGAAAGAGTTATGTTAGCAGGAAAGGAAAAGTCATGCCGCCAAAAAAACCACCTTCTATGCTG AAAATATGCAAATGTAAGAACCAATGCGATACAATAGACCATGACatgaaattaactttatttgacAAGTTCTACCGAGAAGGTTTAAAAACACAAAGAACATATTTGATGGGGCTGTTGCATCTGCATAACATTAAGCGACGCCGACATGGTAATTATGATGTACCATCTGAAAGTAGACGACAAgctactattttttattttatacctaaagGTGATGGCACATTAGTACCAGTTTGCAAAAAAACATTCATGGATGTTTTTGCGATTTCTAAAAAAGAAATAGAGACAATGATTCGTAAAAAGAAGCATGGCGATACATCATTTACTGACAAAAGGACTTCACaccaaacatcaaaatataCTGAATTAGATGTGCTGAGAATTAAAGATCACATTAATATGTTCCCCCGAGATGAGAGTCATTATACACGAGCAAAAAGCTCAAAAGAGTATCTTAGCCCTGATTTGAATATACATAGGTGTTTTAAATCCTTTAATGAAATGCACCCTGATAACCAAGTATCATATAAgttttacagaaaaatatttttgagagattttcctaatttaaagtTCAAGAGACCTAGGACTGATACTTGTAAAGTTTGTGATCGCTTGTCGGCAACAGTGCGTTCTCAAAATTCAGGTAGTCGGTCTGCAAAAATTGCTTTAGAACTACATCACCGGAAAGCAGAAAAATCCCGTGAGCAAATGGGCATAGATAGGCAGCAGTCTCAACTACCAGGTAGTACTACTGTCACACTAGCCATAGATCTTCAGCAGGTGCTCTTCGTGCCCACTCTAACTCACTCAGAGATGTTTTACAAACGGCAGCTTAGCTGTTATAACCTATGCATCAATGTGGCTGATATTGGGAACTCTTTCATGTGTCTTTGGCATGAAGGAATCTGTAGCAGAGGAGGCAATGAAATAGCGTCATGCCTACtgacttttataaataaaggaaTAATTACAAAAAAGGACCATCTTATAATATGGTGCGATAACTGTGCCGgccaaaataaaaacagaatgaTGCTTTTCTTATTGATGTATTTAGTGGCAAATGGCCACTTTAAATCAATCGAACAGAAATTTTTAATAACAGGTCATAGTTTCCTACAGTGTGATAGAGACTTTGGAATcatagaaaaaagaaaaaaggttaTGAAAAGTTATGTACCTCAGGACctaaaaaaagtaatttctGGTGCAAAAAATACAGCAAAACCTTTCCAGGTGATTGATATGACAAGTGACTGTTTTGACCTCCAAGCTGCTGCAGATGACATAATTGTGACTAAAAAACTGAATATCTCAACAGCATCTCGGTTGTTAGTAAGGGAAGATAAGCCAGGTGTAGTGCATGTAAAAGAAAATTTAGGAGACTTGGAACCATGGAAAGAAATAAATGTATTGAAAAGAGGGAAATCTATTTCAGACTTAAAAAATGTGGAGTTACGTCGACTTGTGGCTAAAAATACTATAAGCAGAGAAAAGAAGGACTTAGAAAGTATGATTGAATACTTGCCAGAAAATTATCAAGAATTCTACAGGAATTTgtgtaataactaa